One Pangasianodon hypophthalmus isolate fPanHyp1 chromosome 7, fPanHyp1.pri, whole genome shotgun sequence genomic window, GCTAAATTGCTGACAAATGAAATCCTACTTGCAGTCTGCGTTTTAACTCTACACTTTGCATTTAAAGCAACTTGATCTGCTATAACCAAAAAGAGTCGAGGTGTTTTCAAATTCACTGAACTTCATATAGATTCTCGAGCCTGAGGTCAGTAACCAGGAAGACCATGTTTGAAGCTCTGGAtgctttgtttacttttttttttatcttgtaaacaataaaataaaaaagtcattattcattatgCCATTTATAATTGATAACCATgcaaacaaaatggcttccaagATCAATATGGCTTTTAGTTATCAGCATGGCTGATGACAGTAGTGGTATTTGAGACAATGAAAACGCACTAAAGCATTTCACAGATGTGTATAAATGATTGCATTGAGTTCAGTTATAgactcttgaaaaaaaaaaaagtctaatctGATAAAGCTTAACCAGCATATGCCCTCAGATAAGCTCACATTTTCATGCCATTGACCTACTTATCATCTTTATAGGGTCTTtcaagaggaggaagagaaagtcCATCACTGTGACTGCAATGTTGTTTGTAGTGTCTATACTTATTCTAGTCTTCGGCTTGGCCGCCACCACAAGGACACAGAACATCACGGTTGGAGGCTACTATCCTGGAGTCATTGTATGTACTCATGTTATATGTATTTGAAATCATCTTACAGGATTAAGagaactaataaataaatatcaattatCATTACTTAATGTTGATGTCTAAGAAGGATTAGTCCCCAGAGTTCTGTTGTGTATATCTCAGAGAGAGGAACTCCATCTATATAAACTAACCGTAGCACGTTTAATAAGGTGAAGTACCTTCATACTTGTTTAAGTACAGATCAGTATGTAATGAGCTACTTAAGCATTTAATTGGTATGACTGGAATGTAATGGCACTTGATTTTGCAACCTCAAACCCTCCAGGAAAGCTGAGAAGACAACAAAAGTTGAAAAACGTGAATAGACACTGTGTGAAATATAAATGAGTGAGATTATATAAAGCTGATACATCTCTGACTCAAGTGATAAAACCAGTAACAGCATCTATCCTGTTATTTTTAGCTTGGTTTCGGCTCCTTTCTCGGAATCATTGGGGCTCATTTAATAGAGAATAAGAGGCAGATGGTAAGAGGTTTTCCATTACATTCTTTCTTCATATCAATttctctgttttgtgttttttttgttgtttttttttttttttttgctctgtgtcATACAAATTTTATTGCACCATGACAATGACACAGCATTGCTCCTGTATGAGAAGATCCACATTTCCTCCATTATGGTGCAGTGAAACATGCAAGTTTTTGAACAATGTCTTCATGTTTTTACTTGTGCTGTTATAACAGAGGAAAAGTTCAGTTCAACAGTTTGAATATTAGAATATGTTCCAGGGACTCTGGTGAGATGCACCCAGAAATAGCTCTGTGTAAGAGGAGCAGGATGGGAGTCCAGGCAGGAAtgtatgggaaaaaaaaactgcagagcTGAAGAAATAGGAAATTGGCATCATGGACTGCCAGGAGCAAATGATAAATGGGCACAATGCAATGCGCAGACATAGCTGTATAAATAGGATTGTTTGTGAGAAGTTGGAGCTGCTAAAGGGGGTAAGCAGCTcactaaaattacatttacatttttgaaaaatatagtTTGTAGAATTGTCCTGCAGTGCTTTTCAATGCAATGTTTGTGCTTAGTCTGGCTCCATGGAGCTGTCAGTTGTAGAATGTGGTATGTCATTGGGAGTGTTCAGGTCCCTCCCTCCAGCAGAGCTGCATGGACTGCAGGAAGAATGGGATGACGTGAAATTGAATCCTCCCTGTTTCAGAGTctgaggagggagaggagagcTCATTCAAGGGGAGCTGGGCACAGAGCCAACTAGGGGGCACCAGAGAAGGGAACAAATTTTCTCTTATCATATCCTCTACAAAGGGCTTCACACTTAATGACCCATGACTGCTAGGTAGAGGATACACCAACTAATGCCACCACAATCTTTATTAGTTATATTGAAATACATAAAAGCCAGAGTAGTTGATACATCTGTGCAAAAGAAACAATAGTTTGTTGTCACCAGGATCATCCTCTATTCAGAGAGAATGTTGACTTACACTGTGATGTTGCTATGTAACAATACTGAAATGCATCATAGGTGGATTATAAAACAGGAGTATTTGGGCAAAGTGACTATGAAAATGAACGAATAGTACGAGTAGATGGCGAGACTGTGCACTGCAAAGATCCTGCACTGCACAGTAACTTCCTGTCTGTGTTGCAGCTGGTAGCCTCCATCGTCTTCATCAGCTTTGGTGTGGTGGCTTCGTTCTGTTGTGCTATAGTGGATGGCGTTTTTGCTGCAAGACACATAGTGAGTTCTTCTATTTCTGATATTCCAGAAAGGAACTTTTGGGTTGTATACACTATTTTCCCATTATTATATGCCTTTGTTGGGTGTACTGTCATCCCATAGGACCTCCGACCTGTTTATGCTGGTCGGTGTGAATACTACTCCAGTGTAACAGCCTTTGATTTGGATGTGAGTTAATTCTTCCCCTTATAGCCTTATAACCTTATAAATTTATATCTCATAATAACCTAAGTAATTGCACATGACTGTAGTTCTTACTGCTTGTTAGAGATGCAGCATTCACATATTCAGattccttcttctctttttaGGTTCACTGCCAGACAGCATCACGTGTGTCATGTAACCTGCGTGTGAAGAGTAAGACATGCTACTGCTGTGACCTCTACAACTGTGGAAAGTATGTGTGAGACCCTTGCCCTCTCAACCTATCCCCTGTTTCTCAAGGCAGCTCTTAAGTGAAACACAGCTATCTTTACTTTATCTTGCttatgtttctatttgttttcacTAAGCGTGCTTTATTTTGCCTCGAGCGCTGTTGGAAAAGACCGCCTGTGTTTACTTATTTTTCAGAGAACATCCTCTTTTGGGACTTCAGAATAAAGATGTTTTGAAAAAATTTAGGAAATCGTCCATGATTTGGAAGtaggttgtttttatttttagtccCTTCGACAACATTGACAAGCCATGATTTGTTGTGGTTGAAGTACTCGGTGTGGCTGTGTACAGGTTGCACCAGTGGAAATATGGTATTTTTGAAAtgagaaaagattttttttcttggtgaTTCTTTCTGAAGTGAAAACCAGGCCTCATCTCTCAACTCCACAAGCAGCTGCACAGTATTCTAATGGAAGTGTAAATCATTTGTGGTcttaataaaatctttaaaacctTGTAGGCCAAATTTGGGGGTTgtgtatattatttatgttatgCTTTTCTTAAAAGTGATATGCACTGGCagactttttatttcattgttctTCTTGCATGAAGGTCTTTTTTCTGTTGCTGTATGTTATTATGTCTTGTtgatacaaacacattttatgaATCTTTTGCTAAAATGCTTTTGTCTGCACCCTCGGACAGCAATGTCGACCCCAGAGGAGGCTACCACGAGTACACAGAAGTGCAGAGTTGCCAAGACGTTGTGTACCTTTACCACCTGTTGTGGTCTGCCACCATTCTCAACATCATTGCCTTCTTCCTGGGCATCATCACAGCAGCAGTGCTCGGAACCTTCAAGGACATGGTAGAATTTGAATATTGCATCTACTTTATGTAActatgaatattaaatatgctTTGGATATGTAACCTTGTGAAGGGGTCCAAACATATGGTCCACCACCAGGGaataattcattcatatattcattCCTCTTCATTAACCActggtcagtgttgtggtggatccagagcccaTCTCAAGCACagtgggcatgaggtgggaatacaccctggatggaacaccAGACCAAGAACTGTTGTTATTTATTCCATTCTGAAAATGCATAGAAACCCATTTTACTTGAGGGGAGAAAAAATTACtttggaaagtattcagacccttccctttttaagcattttaatgtataaagaaaaaaggattaaatttacttttttggcTATTAATCTAAacacaataatccataatgacGAAATCAAAAAGTAAATCTATGAtttaaataagtattcagactctCAAAACTGACCTCAGGTGCTCAGAGCTTGACTGtagtccacctgtggcaaattgaactgattggacatgatttagaaaggcaAACACCTGTGTGCATATGGtcccacaattcacagtgcTTGTTAGTCCAAATACCAAACCATGAGGTCCAAGGAACTCTTTGTAGACCTTTGCAATCAAATTGTGTTGAGACATAGATCTAGGCAAGGATATAAAACCAGTTCTAAAGCTTCAAATGTTCTCAGGAGCATAGTGGGCTTCATCATTGCAAAACAGAAGAAGTATGGAACCACCAGAATCCTTCCTAGAGCTGGATATCCGGCCAAACTAAGTAACTGCTAAGCGTCTTTGTGagagaggtgaccaagaacccaatCATCACTCTGCAGAGATGTGAGAACCTGCTAGGAGGACAACCACCGCTGAAACACTCAATCAGGCCTTTATGTTAGAGTGCCTAGATGGAAACTACTCCTGAATAAAAGACATATGGCAGGCAGTTAAAGGACTCCATGAGCAttaggaaaaagaaaacctgCTCCACAGTGCACATGACCTCAGACTGGGGTAAAGGTTCACCATTAAGTATGACAATGACCTGAAGCATACAGTCAATACAATGCTGGACTGGATTTGGGACAAGTCTCTGATTGTCCTTGAGTAgcccagccaaagcccagacttgaaCCTCATAGAACATCTGTGGAGAGACCCGAAGATGGCAATTCACAGACACTCCCCTTCCAGTCTGATGGAGCTTGAGGGGATCTGCCATAAAGAATGGGAGAAGCTgcccaaatccaggtgtgcaaaGTTGTAGAGGCTTACCCAAGAAGACCCAAAGTTGCACTTGCTGCCAAACGTGCTTTTACAAAATActggtctgaatactttttttagAAGCAAAGTGaaatgagagatttcagtttttgatttttttaaaataaatttacaaaattgtTTATGCTATGTCATCATGGGTTAGTGCATGTGTAGGACCCGGTGTGTGTGAAGGGGGGTGGGAAGGAGGACTTGGGAGACAGGCAGACTTTTATTAGAGCTTAGGGCTCGCTTTATTTTTCCCACTAGCGCTTTTCAGCACACTCCCAGCACTAAACagtaaaaactaaataaaacactgtccAATATTTCAGGACTTCTGCCTCGCTTGAGTCCATCAGCACTTTCCAAGCTCACACTCCGGCATGTATGggtatgcgtgtgtgttatgtgttatatATATCTTTCAACTCTGTCCCTGCCACTCTGGTTCacagcattctttttttttctgagagaacaaacaaaacacacatatgtCAACTCTGCGTGATCACACCTGGatgagaatcatcacgcgttaCCTGCTAGTTCAACCCACCTCCCCTTCATCCGCTGCTGACAGTTGACCACGTCCCCACTGCCACATACCCCCACTGCTTGACTCAGGCCACGGAGCCTTCAGGCTTGCAGCTGAATCCCTCCACCCTGGAGGGAGACATAATCCGCAACTACTGTCTGCGCCCCTGGCCTGTAGACCACCTCAAACTTGAATGGCTGCAGTGCCAGATTCCAATCAGTGATCCACGCGTTGGCATCCTTCCTGTGGTGAAGCCATTGATTAAAGGGGTGCCCCAGTAGGTAGTATCAGATGATGAGGACCacccacttgatggccagacaGTCCTTCTCTATCATGCTCTACTTACGCTCTGTCACAGAGAGCTTTcagctgatgtacagcatgggGTGTTCCCCCCCCTCCACCATCTGGGACAAAACAGCCCCCAGCATTCTGTCCGATGCATCAGCCTGCAAAATAAATGGGAGAGAAAAGtcagaagaatgcaacagtggaCCCCACACAAAACCATTTTTACCTGGCAAAAAGCCAGCTTGTGTGGCTCTGTCTGGTCCCtctttagtgaggtcagtcagcAGGCTGGTGACACCTGaaaaattaggtacaaaccGATAATAGCAGCCACACCCACTGCTTTTccccctttttggtcttgggtctggGGCAGGCTGCAAtcgctgctgtcttatcaatttaGAGACGCACATGCCCATGGGCCAATTGGAAGTTCAGATACCATACTTCCACCCGCacaattgcacacttctttgcgtttgctgtgagtcccacccatctcaaggatctcaggacagctctcagatgttgtaaatgctgctgctaatcattataaatgattatgtcCTCTTAATAGGCACCGGCATATGCATTGTGTGGGCAGagtattctgtccatgagaTGGTGAAACATCGCTGGGGctccaaaaaaagaaacagaagggCAACATATTGCTGTAACCCAAACAGAGTagaaaaagccttttttttcttgggaTATTGGAGTCAAAGCAAGTCATGCCTAACCAATCAAGCAGTTCATCAATGCATGGCATTGGGAATGCGTCAAATTTAGATACCGCGTTGACTTTTCTGAAGTCCACACAGAACCGGACTCACCCGTTAGCCTTGGGCACAAAAACCACAGGGCTGCTccaatcactgtgggactccttgaTTACTTGAGTTCTTCCTGAACTACCTTTTTATCGTGTTTGGGTAAACAATAGGGGTGGCTGCATCCAACCATGCCTGGAGGAATCTCGATGTGGTTCTCTATGAGATTTATGCAACTGCATAGAGgcgaaaacacatcagaaaattCCCTTTGCAACACGGcaacctgtgctctctgggacAGCAAGAGATGTTCTCCACAAGGGACCAGGGTGGAATGAGCTGAGCTTTTTAAGGGCACCTCCGGTCCCAGCTCCTCTCTCCAGAATCACCATCGCCAGAGCTACAGGAACCACCTCTGTCCATGGTTTAAGGAGGTTGGGGTGGTATATTTTTAGCGCATCGTCTCTATCCATTTGCCTATCCATTGCTCATTGTCGACTTCCCCAACACACCGTGTGACCTCAAAAGGTCCTTTGAGAGAAATTTAGAGCTTGACTTGGAAGTAATATGAGCACTTTATCTCCTGGTGTGAATTCCTGTAGCTAAGATCACCTGTCATACAGACCACCTTTCTCCTGTGTTAGGTGACACAAGGTGTGGAGTTTTGGTCTCAGGTCCAGAACgtaatgaatttcttttttgctgttagaaggtTCCTCCTCTCAGTTTTCCCTAATGATGTGTAAGATGCCACGGGGCTTGTGCccatacaataattcaaatagGGAGAACCCCACAgaggcttgtgggacctcttgtactgcaaataacaggggttCAAGCCACTTATCACAATTCTGAGTGTCATTGTGAGTAAACttagaaatctttttttttaagtatttgatTAAATTGTTTGACCAGCTCAACTGTTTGCAGATGATAAACACTGGTGTGAATTGATTCGGTCTTTCCCAAAGGATTTTGTGAGACTGTGATGGGTGGACCTCTGACCCTCTAGGGGGTCCGGGGGCATGCTCCCCTGTAagaaaattttgtacatttaaagttaaatgTATCAATCTGGTGCACTTTGAGAGCAAAATTAAGAAGCTAGATCTATGAAGAACTTTGTGCTCTTGTAAACAATTTTGTGCTTTAGTAGTACTTTAATCATAAACACACTGGTTGTATAAATATGAATGGTGACAACACGGCAAAAAATTCACACCCACAAAGCATGGTAAACGAGACAGAGTTTAACATGGTTCACAAGTGGTCAAAACACAAAATTGACTAGAGCATACATTTGAGCCATCAGTGAAATGGAGCAAAAGTGGTTACCTGTGTTGAACTGGTATTTTTTTAGATTCtaaaaaaatggtattgatcAACTCTGCCTACAACCCTATTGGCAAACTTTGCACTCTGAATTTGGACATTTAATTTTCCTGGGCTTTGAGAAAAACAGTTCTAATGCCTTTTTGTAGTTGAATTCCTCTGGGCTCGGCACATTGATGGAGATCCTCAGGCAAGCATCCAGGTGCTTTCCTTGCAGCCTGTAACGAAGGTCTGCTACAATTACAGTTACTACATTTagccaaatgaatgaaaatagaAGGTGCATTTGGAGCACATTGTTTGTACTTTTCTTTTAGTTAAGACGAATATGCGGTTTATCATGTAAATGCAATGGGGTTAAATGTTTGGCACACATCTCTGCAACTTCAGTCATACTGCCATGCCCTCTGACCTTACCCTGTTCATTGTGGAGAAGTCTCTCTCACAGTTGACGTTTGACAcaattgcaaaataaaaagattgCTAATCATGAATCCTTCTGACTATGCACATAACCAAGGTATCCTTGGCCTGTAGCGACTCATCTGTCTGAGTCATAGTCATCTATCCCGGTATCTAGATAAATAGAGGGAGAGCGTTATACGACACTTCATGCTCATCAGATCGCATGATTTAATGGAACATGTATAGAAATGATGATTCTATCTAAAGAAATGTGAAGTAAACATGTGGGAATCCATGAACATTTCTCCAAATGTGCGCACTTTTGGACTAAAAGCCCTAATGGTCGTTGTTTATCGAAACCCTGTGATCCCAAATAAACGGAAACAGACGCGATTGAATATGTATGCGTCTCATTATTTCATTCGAAATATACCCAGAGCCACTGCTTCTGAGTATTGCATTGTGTAGTCCACTAAAACAATGGCCCAATGAGGTCTGTTCCAGTTCTTTCAAAGGGGACCTCAATCAATGAAAGAGGGCACAATGGCTCATTTGGAGTGGCTGgcagattcaccagctgacattcacGACATGCCACACACCACCTGCAAACATTGCCGCGAATGCCTAGACAATAGACATGGCTTAGTGTTTTATCCTGCCCCAAATGCCCAGCCATGGGATTATGATGAGCAGCATGGAATAGCATTTCCCTACAGCTCTTTGGTATCAACAATTGGGTCATCTCTTCCTTGGTTTGACTGTCCTGTGTCACTTGGCATAACATATccttaataactgaaaaatacagGTGGGATAGCACAACATTAGGCTGACCTTGTTGACCATCAGTTACTTCAGCTGGTCAATGGTGTGCCTCAGGGTCTCATCACGCAACTGCTCTGAAGGGAAATCCCAAAGGGGAATCCCTGCAAAGGGTGGAGGGGCAGAATCTCCCTCCCTCCCGATACTCCATCCCCTTACACAGAGCTGATGTCGATGGCCCTGGTACTGCCTCCCCAGCTAACACTGTGCACATTCCACATCGTGCCTCACTcctgcaggacccatccacaaacagTTCTTGTACTAATACCTGAAACTCTGGCCAATTTGTCCCAAGAAATAGTGGATGGGTGAGATGAGGACTAACTGCTGCCTCTATGCTTTTGCCTCCAGAATTTAATGCCAGATGACTGGCACCAGCGAATAATTGTGAAGATCCCTATGCACACGCCTCACCTTCACCAATCATGCATCTCCCAGTGCCCCTCATTGAATCAGGCTTTGATGGATGGTGGTTTGGTTACACTCCAAGTCCACCAAGGCTTGATGTGTACATGCAGTATGTTCCTGCACGATCAGAGGAGGCCTCTGTCAGGGATCAGTGTTCCCTCTTCCATGAGAGAATGCTGGTCCTGGAAATGCCTGGCTTCTGTGCCAAACCAGCAAACCTGCCCGGGCTTTGCCCCAGTCCTTGTGGGCACGGAAGATTCTacctgtgtggagagagaggCAGCTGGGAGGAAAAGCAGGGTGAAAACTGTGTTTGGGGGGCCACTTTCAGGATCCTGGCACTTT contains:
- the tmem255a gene encoding transmembrane protein 255A isoform X1; this translates as MPAGVNAQAAGIPMSDAMGSFKRRKRKSITVTAMLFVVSILILVFGLAATTRTQNITVGGYYPGVILGFGSFLGIIGAHLIENKRQMLVASIVFISFGVVASFCCAIVDGVFAARHIDLRPVYAGRCEYYSSVTAFDLDVHCQTASRVSCNLRVKSKTCYCCDLYNCGKEHPLLGLQNKDVLKKFRKSSMIWNNVDPRGGYHEYTEVQSCQDVVYLYHLLWSATILNIIAFFLGIITAAVLGTFKDMMPSPAPDTCEPDSLATPAAPETHAPTTPNSFYNTAPCLPPYTAYDLQVSNMFPDSSGLSDDSQSGASHMWPTMIPPRYSPPYYPPDDKPPPYSP
- the tmem255a gene encoding transmembrane protein 255A isoform X3, which codes for MPAGVNAQAAGIPMSDAMGSFKRRKRKSITVTAMLFVVSILILVFGLAATTRTQNITVGGYYPGVILGFGSFLGIIGAHLIENKRQMLVASIVFISFGVVASFCCAIVDGVFAARHIDLRPVYAGRCEYYSSVTAFDLDVHCQTASRVSCNLRVKSKTCYCCDLYNCGNNVDPRGGYHEYTEVQSCQDVVYLYHLLWSATILNIIAFFLGIITAAVLGTFKDMMPSPAPDTCEPDSLATPAAPETHAPTTPNSFYNTAPCLPPYTAYDLQVSNMFPDSSGLSDDSQSGASHMWPTMIPPRYSPPYYPPDDKPPPYSP
- the tmem255a gene encoding transmembrane protein 255A isoform X4, with the protein product MPAGVNAQAAGIPMSDAMGSFKRRKRKSITVTAMLFVVSILILVFGLAATTRTQNITVGGYYPGVILGFGSFLGIIGAHLIENKRQMLVASIVFISFGVVASFCCAIVDGVFAARHIDLRPVYAGRCEYYSSVTAFDLDVHCQTASRVSCNLRVKSKTCYCCDLYNCGKEHPLLGLQNKDVLKKFRKSSMIWNNVDPRGGYHEYTEVQSCQDVVYLYHLLWSATILNIIAFFLGIITAAVLGTFKDMAENIMKAAGFWMHKNRSKCTIQSFKRNCGRFSKMLSKTYHPNFLRKLNCDGDVFFKIALYSTFLI
- the tmem255a gene encoding transmembrane protein 255A isoform X2, encoding MPAGVNAQAAGIPMSDAMGSFKRRKRKSITVTAMLFVVSILILVFGLAATTRTQNITVGGYYPGVILVASIVFISFGVVASFCCAIVDGVFAARHIDLRPVYAGRCEYYSSVTAFDLDVHCQTASRVSCNLRVKSKTCYCCDLYNCGKEHPLLGLQNKDVLKKFRKSSMIWNNVDPRGGYHEYTEVQSCQDVVYLYHLLWSATILNIIAFFLGIITAAVLGTFKDMMPSPAPDTCEPDSLATPAAPETHAPTTPNSFYNTAPCLPPYTAYDLQVSNMFPDSSGLSDDSQSGASHMWPTMIPPRYSPPYYPPDDKPPPYSP